The Candidatus Hydrogenedentota bacterium sequence ATTGCAGCGGCGGGAAACTGGCTTTTAACGACGAGCGCGAGGTGCCCGACACGCAGGTGCTCTCGTTCGAGTACGAAAATGCCGTCGTCACGTTCGAATTGACCCAATATACGCCTTACATGCAAAAGACGCCGGATAGGATTCGCATGTCCGACGAGTTTCCCGCATGGCGGTTGAACGCCACCCGGATCGAGGTCTATGGCAGCCGCGGCCTCATGTATGTCGGGCGGCACGGCGGCGGGTGGCAGGTTGTTACGTCGGATGAACGCGTCAAAGAGCAAGCCCCCGGCCGCATGGAGAACGAGCGCCATCGCCGGAACTTCCTCGAATGCGTGCGCAGCCGCGAGAAGCCCAACGCCGATATCGAGATCGGGCACCTCAGCGCGGTGATGGTCCATTTGGGCAATATCGGCGTGCGGCTAGGCGGGCGCCGGCTCGTCATCGACCCGCAATCGGAGCGCATCGTGGGCGATGCCGAGGCGGACGCGCTGGTCAAGCGCGTGTACCGCGACCCCTACGTGGTGCCGGAGACGGTATAGGCGCGCCGGTCAGGCATTCCCGGGCGCCAGCGGCTGGGACTCGGGGAGACCCGCGGCGGCCAGACGAAAGGCCAGGCGTAGAAGACGGTTGCTCCCGCCCAGAAAGTCCGCAAGGCAGATGGTTGCGCGAACGCTTCGGCGGGATATCTTGACTTCGGCCCCCGACGTGAAATCACGCTGGCGGTTGATTTTCCGCAGGGTGAGCACGGCCATGCCAATCGCCCACAAGCAGAAATTGCGGATCCCGCGCTCGGACTTGGGAATCAGCAGCGTGTAATCGAGGGCGTTCTCGAGGTGGCGGCGCGCCACCGCGATGAGCTGGCCCAGCGCCGCATGGAATGCGGGGTCGCCCGCGGCGCTCTCGAGATTGCGCAGATCGAAGCCGGCGCGCGCGAACGTCACTTGCGGCAGCCAGCACACGCGGCGCTTCTTGTCGTCCCAGATGTCTTTAAGGATGTTGGTCATCTGGAGCCCCTGGCCGAACGAGATGGCGCGGCGCTCGAGCTCGTCTTTGCACGACGCAATGTCCCGCGAATGGGCGCAAAACAACTCGGTCAACATCTCCCCGACCACTCCCGCGACGTGGTAACAGTACGCGTCGAGGTGTTCTTGATCACGCAGTCCGTCGGTAAACCGGCCCTCCTGAAAATCCTCCATGCCCGCGGACATGATGCGGATGCACCTCTGCAGCGCAGCCTGGTCGGCGTCTGAGAAACTGTGGGTGATGCGCAACACGCGTTCGGTGTTGCGCACAAGATCGCGTTCCGCTTCGAGAGTGCTGCCCTGAAGCTTCGAGGCGAGTTCGCGGCCGAACTCACTGCTAGAAGCTTTTAGCTCGACCGCCCCCACGAACCAGTCGTAATACCGCCGTTTCTCCTCGAGGGTAAGCGTGTCTGAGTCCTCGATGGTATCGGCAATGCGGCACAACAGATACGCGTTGCCGACCACCGCGCGAAGACCGGAAGGCAATTGGGGAATGGTCAGCGCAAACGTCCGCGATACCCCCTGCAAGATAGCGTTCTCATACGCGAGATCCTCCACAAGGGCATCAGGGTGCGGCGTGTCTGTATTCACGGTGTCCACGGGCTGTTGCGCTTTCTGGAATACGTAATGCGGCTTGTCTGCCGCATAGAATAGTCGCGCCTTCAGAGGGCTGTCAATTCGTGGAACCGGAAACCTCTGAACCTGCGCGGCGAAACACAGCGCCTGGCCTTGTACCAGGCGGTGGCTTGGCCTCATCAGCACCGTCCGTACTTGTTGACGAGGTCGCGCATGCGGTGGATCCGGGATTCGTCGGCGCCGGGAGGGACCTGGTCCCCGGCGTTGGCGATGAGGCGCGGGCCGGATTCGCGCAGTTCGAGCCATTGCAGGACAGCCCGGTCAAAGGCGGCCACGTCAACACTGGGCAGCCACAGGTTAGGAGGCACACCGCCCGAGAGGATCATGTCCGGGCCCGCTTCCTCGCGGCAACCTTCCGGGCTGAGGTCGCCGGGGGCCCATGGCGTGACCGCGTCGGCGCAGTCGGCGCCGATGGCGCGAAACATGCCCAGGGCGCCGCGGAGGCGGCCGTCGATGTGGACCGCGGCGTATTTCCCGGCCCGGTGCAAACGCGCGATGGCTTCGGCATAGTAAGGCCTCGACCACTCCTCGAAGAAGTAGGGCGGCTGGATATCGCTCGAGAAATTGTCTCCCATGATGATGATTTCCGCGGGAGACCGCGCGAGCATATCGACGCACTCGAGGAGGTTGGCGTTCACGGCGTCGGCGAACGCGCGCACGGGGCCGTGCATTTCGATGGTGGCGTAGATGGCGCCCTGCACGCCCATCCAGTAGTTGAGAAGGTGGCCCATGGCGCTGTAGCCCGTGGGGACATAGACCACGCCGGTGTCTCCCACCGCCCGGACCCATTCATCGTAGCGGTCCCAGTGCGGCACATACGTGCGTTGCGAGAGAGCATAGCCCAGAACATCGAGGTCGCGCTCGGACCGGACACCCCAATCCACGATGCCCCAGGCGTAGTTTTGCGGTTCCCAGCGCCGCCTGCGCGAGATGGCTCCCAGGGGCGTCTCGATCGTCCACGTGATATGACTTCCGTCCTCGGACTTGGCAACGGCGGCCGTTACATCCTCCGGATAACAGACGTCGTAGAACGATGGCAGTTGGGGAATGTAGAAGCCCGCACCGGTTTCCCTGTGATACGCGATGAGGTCGGTTTCCGGCTCGCTGTGAACGGCGCTCAGGTCCCACGGTTTCCGGTGCTTGTGATAGAACCAGTGGGAGAGATCGAGCATGTAGGGAACAAGGTCCGGGGTTTCCCCCCGGTAAACCGACACGATACGCTCGCGAAGAGTCATGGATATCTTCCTCTCGGTGTTGGCGGTGACAGGATACCCGAGCCAGGCCTCACTATCCAGGCAGGCGAGTTGATTGCCGCAAGTGTTTCCTGATAGCGTCTGGCCCGATTTCCGAACGCATTCCCCGTTGTCCACGCGTAATTTGAGGCCGGGGCAGCCACGCGCGGCCCCGCTCGCACAGCCAGCCCGGGAGAAGACATATGAAGAAAGTCACAGCATTGACGACTTGCCTTATCACCTTTGCGACATTGTTACTGGCAACCTTGTTGACGGGAGCGCCGTGCGCGGCCGCGGCCGAGCTCCGGCTGCCGGCGGTGTTCGCGGACCACGCCGTCTTACAGCAGAATGCCCGCGTACCCGTTTGGGGATGGGGCGAACCCGGCGAGACGATTACGGTTGCCATCGCGGGGCAGACCGCAACCGCAATAGCCGGAACCGACGGGCGCTGGCAGGCCGATCTAGCCCCCATGACCGCCGGCGGGCCCCACGAACTCGTTGTGACGGCCGGAAGCGGCTCGAAAACCTTCTCCGACATTCTGATAGGCGAGGTGTGGCTGGCGTCCGGGCAATCCAACATGCAGTGGTCTATCAAGAACACGGACGGCTGGGAAGAGGAGCAGGCACGGTGCGCAAACGACAAGATCCGGATTGCAATGGTGTTTCGCACATGCAGCCCGGTTCCGCTCAACGATCTGCAGGGGTGGACGCCGTGGGCTCCGTGCAACGCCGAGTCATTGGCGAACTGCTGCAACGGCGAAGGGTTTTCGGGAGTGAGTTACTACTTCGCCAAGCATCTTCAGGCGGGTTTGGGCGTGCCCGTAGGAATCATCAACACGAGTTGGGGCGGGACCCGGATCGAACCGTGGACTCCCCCCGCGGGTTTCGAGCCGATACCGTCGTTGGCCGGCATAGTCGCGCAGATTCGGGTAAACCAGCCCAACAGCGCCGAGTACCAGCAGTTGTTGACGGAAGCGATCGCCAAGGTGGAAGCGTGGATTCCGGAAGCCCAGCTGGCTCTTCAAAACGGCGTATTTCCGCCCGCGCTGCCCGCCATCGCGTCGGCATCGGCTCTGATTAATGAGGGAGCGCCGACAACACTCTACAATGCGATGGTCGCGCCGCTCGTGCCCTATGCCAACCGGGGTTTCATCTGGTACCAGGGCGAATCGAACCGGGGCGAGAGCATGCTGTACCGCGACAAGATGGAAGCGCTCATCAAGGGATGGCGCACTGTGTGGCAGCAGGACGATCTCGCATGTTACTTCGTGCAACTGGCGCCCTACGACTATGGCAACAGCCCCCAGGCCCTGCCCGAAATCTGGGAAGCCCAGGCGGCCGCAGCGGAGATCCCGGGCGCCGGAATGGCCGTCGTCAACGATATCGGCAATCTGACGGACATCCACCCTACCAACAAGGACGATGTGGGCAAGCGCCTCGCGCTGCAAGCCCTCAACAAGACCTATGGGAAAACGGATGTCGTCTGCGAAAGCCCACTCTTCGACCGGTTTGAGGTCCAAGGGAACGCCATGCGGGTCTATTTCAAGCATGCGAAGTCGCTGAGCACACGGGATGGCGCCGCGCCCACCTGGTTTCAGATTTTCGGTCCGGACGGCGCATACCGTGAGGCAACCGCGGCGATCGATGGGACGAGCGTGGTGTTGACGGCTGAGAGCGTCGCCATGCCGGTAGCCGTCTGTTTCGCGTGGAACCATTGCGCCCTGCCCAATCTCATGAACGAAGCCGGATTGCCAGCGCCCGCCTTTCGTGCGGGAACCATTCCCATCGACGGGGCGTTGCGGGCGAATGTTCCGGAGAGCGAAGGATTCGAGCTTGTCTACGCGCTCGACCCGACCAACCTGACGGCAGAGAACAACAAGCCTCGCTACGACGAAGATCGTCACGAGAGTCTTGCGGGCAGGCGCATCGCGCGCGTCGCCTATTACCTGCAACTCGTCGGACCCGATAACCAGGCGCGATGGGTATATGCGGAGATGGACCCCTTTACACAGGATCTCGCGCATATCGGCGTGCCGATTCCTGACGCGGGCGCACAGTATCAGCAGGATCTCGCAAACCTCTTCGTGAAAACCAACATCGAGGGATTGCCCAGCGGCGCGCTGCCGGGCGGCGTCATCGAGCTGTGGGCCTGCAACTACGGCGCCCAGTGCGCGCGGAGCCTGCCGGAGGCCAGCAACGACCGTTACGATTTCGACGACACCATGAGCATGGCCACCAATCCCGGTTACGGCTGCCTGCAGATCCACGACGCGGCATCGAAGACCACACTCTTGGCCTTCAACAACCCGATGGCGGGACGCGGCGCCGACGTAGGCATCGGAAACTGCCCGGGCGAGAATCCGGATTGGACCT is a genomic window containing:
- a CDS encoding phytoene/squalene synthase family protein gives rise to the protein MRPSHRLVQGQALCFAAQVQRFPVPRIDSPLKARLFYAADKPHYVFQKAQQPVDTVNTDTPHPDALVEDLAYENAILQGVSRTFALTIPQLPSGLRAVVGNAYLLCRIADTIEDSDTLTLEEKRRYYDWFVGAVELKASSSEFGRELASKLQGSTLEAERDLVRNTERVLRITHSFSDADQAALQRCIRIMSAGMEDFQEGRFTDGLRDQEHLDAYCYHVAGVVGEMLTELFCAHSRDIASCKDELERRAISFGQGLQMTNILKDIWDDKKRRVCWLPQVTFARAGFDLRNLESAAGDPAFHAALGQLIAVARRHLENALDYTLLIPKSERGIRNFCLWAIGMAVLTLRKINRQRDFTSGAEVKISRRSVRATICLADFLGGSNRLLRLAFRLAAAGLPESQPLAPGNA
- a CDS encoding uroporphyrinogen decarboxylase family protein produces the protein MTLRERIVSVYRGETPDLVPYMLDLSHWFYHKHRKPWDLSAVHSEPETDLIAYHRETGAGFYIPQLPSFYDVCYPEDVTAAVAKSEDGSHITWTIETPLGAISRRRRWEPQNYAWGIVDWGVRSERDLDVLGYALSQRTYVPHWDRYDEWVRAVGDTGVVYVPTGYSAMGHLLNYWMGVQGAIYATIEMHGPVRAFADAVNANLLECVDMLARSPAEIIIMGDNFSSDIQPPYFFEEWSRPYYAEAIARLHRAGKYAAVHIDGRLRGALGMFRAIGADCADAVTPWAPGDLSPEGCREEAGPDMILSGGVPPNLWLPSVDVAAFDRAVLQWLELRESGPRLIANAGDQVPPGADESRIHRMRDLVNKYGRC
- a CDS encoding sialate O-acetylesterase translates to MKKVTALTTCLITFATLLLATLLTGAPCAAAAELRLPAVFADHAVLQQNARVPVWGWGEPGETITVAIAGQTATAIAGTDGRWQADLAPMTAGGPHELVVTAGSGSKTFSDILIGEVWLASGQSNMQWSIKNTDGWEEEQARCANDKIRIAMVFRTCSPVPLNDLQGWTPWAPCNAESLANCCNGEGFSGVSYYFAKHLQAGLGVPVGIINTSWGGTRIEPWTPPAGFEPIPSLAGIVAQIRVNQPNSAEYQQLLTEAIAKVEAWIPEAQLALQNGVFPPALPAIASASALINEGAPTTLYNAMVAPLVPYANRGFIWYQGESNRGESMLYRDKMEALIKGWRTVWQQDDLACYFVQLAPYDYGNSPQALPEIWEAQAAAAEIPGAGMAVVNDIGNLTDIHPTNKDDVGKRLALQALNKTYGKTDVVCESPLFDRFEVQGNAMRVYFKHAKSLSTRDGAAPTWFQIFGPDGAYREATAAIDGTSVVLTAESVAMPVAVCFAWNHCALPNLMNEAGLPAPAFRAGTIPIDGALRANVPESEGFELVYALDPTNLTAENNKPRYDEDRHESLAGRRIARVAYYLQLVGPDNQARWVYAEMDPFTQDLAHIGVPIPDAGAQYQQDLANLFVKTNIEGLPSGALPGGVIELWACNYGAQCARSLPEASNDRYDFDDTMSMATNPGYGCLQIHDAASKTTLLAFNNPMAGRGADVGIGNCPGENPDWTFAHNAGSYINGRLIVLVKTASE